ACCAATCTCTTCAGGTACTGCTACCATTTGTAGTTCACTTAGATACAGAGATGTCGCTTCTGAAGCTCTGGCAGTCTCAATTTCTTTCAGAATTTCCTGTTCGTTCATAGTCTCGCTTGCATTGTTTGATTATGGGACTCAAGTTGCAAATTGATAATTGTTGTTTGAGCTACTACTCAGAGGGCGATCCCTGCCATCCGACAATTTTGTTTTTGCATGGATTTATGGGTGATTGCTTTGAGTTTAAGCAGGCGATCGCAATTTTGTCTAAACAATTTTACTGTGTTGCGATCGATTTGCTAGGGCATGGTCAGACTAGGATCATAGACTCAAGAATTGATCAAGATAACTACTACACAATACAATCCACCGCCAACTTTGTCATCAAATTTTTGGATTTACTTCATGTGAATCGCTGTTTTTTAGTGGGATACTCTATGGGTGGAAGGTTAGCTTTATATTTAACAATCCACTTTCCGCAATATTTTTGTAGGACAACTCTCGAATCAGCGTCCGCAGGTTTACAAACAGCTCAAGAAAGAGGCGATCGCCTTGATAAGGATCAATTACTCGCCGCCAAGCTAGAAGCTAGTGATTTTCGATTATTTCTTGAAAATTGGTATCAACAGCCTATTTTTGCCACCTTGCGATCGCATCCAAATTTTGCCCAAATGCTAGAGCAACGTTTAAATAATTCGCCTGCCTTATTAGCCAAATCTCTACGCAATCTCAGCACAGGGATGCAACCATCATTATGGGAGAAGCTTCCAAAAAATCAGATTCCGTTGTTGTTACTTGCTGGTGAGTTAGATCCCAAGTTTGTGCAAATAAATCGCCAAATGCAACAGCTATGCAAGTATTCGCAACTAGAGATTATCCCTAGTTGTGGTCACAATATTCACTTTGAGAATTCTGATCTATTTGTTGAGAAGATCAAAGCATTTTGTAGCTATAGCTGTCGCCAGTCTGGTTAGAATACAAACCCAAGAAGCGAGTGGCGGCGGCGCTTTGCGCCGCCGCCACTCGCTTCTTGGGTTGACAACTAATTAAACTAACTTCAGTTCGACGAAAGCGAAAAATGGTAAGAATCGCTTAGCGATTCTTACCATTTTTCGCCATTTGCGGCGTGCTTCGCACGCCGCAAATGGCTATATCGAACTCACGTTAAACTAAAAAGCGGCGCTTCGCGCCGCTTTTTAGTTTAATTACTGATGTTACGTGGAAGGAGTTCTTGCGATCCTCAATATTGAGGGCTGGCACGGGGGCACAGCCCCTACAGGATATGAATTATTCAGGTAGGGGCAATGCCCCCGTGCTTGCCCTATGACGCTAGCAGCAAGAGATTCATCATCTGAGTTCCACGTAACATCAGTTAATTAGAAGCAATATTTCTTAAATCTGGACGAATTGCAGGTGTAAAGAAGAGCGTCTCAAAGGATGCATCTCGATTACCCAAAGTCTCATAAAAGAAAAATGAGAAACCATCAAGATTCATCTCACGCGCAACTCTGACTTGACCTTTAATCTGTCGCATATCGACATTTTGGACTCTTAAGCCTGTCAAAATGCCTACCGCTACAGGAATTTTTTGGCGAATCTCTTGCAGCTCTGGACGAGATAACTCAGTTGTAAAGTTGCCAATGTTATCTCGATATACCTGCACAATTAGTTCATCAATGTAATTTAGATAAACCCAGCTATACCAATCTTGCAAGAATTTCTTATAGGAAAATTCTTTGGGGTTAGGAGATAAAGAAACTAGGCAATTGGGTTTGATCGCCTTAACGGCTCTAGATATTTTCCTCATTAAATTTGTCACATACTTAGCGCGCCATTTCATCCATGAAGGATCGTTAAAATCTTCAGGTGGCAGCCGCCCAAAGTGATCTTTCTTATATAAAGCGATCGTGTAATCGTCGTAGCCAAGCTCTACGGGCATCCCAAAATGATCATCAAGTTGAATGCCATCGACATCATATTTGGTGACGACTTCCACAATTAAATCTGTGAGAAACTTCTGCACTTCAGGACGTGCAGGGTTGAGCCAAGCAAGACGATGTTGATCTTTTTCGCCATGCAAGAAAAGGTGAGAGCCATCTCTGCGCTGGGTGATCCAGTCTGGGTGTTGGCGCATTAGCTCCGAGCTTTCCTCAGTCATTAAGCCATACTCAAACCAAGGAATTACCGCAAAACCCTGTTCATGTCCAAATTTGATGGTTTCCGCAAGCATATCTCGCTCTTGCAAACCTGATATAGGAAAGACATCTACGCCAAACTTATCTTTAGCAACTTTGCTGGGGTAAAGTGTGTATCCACGATTCCAAACTGTGGGATATAAGGTATTAAAGTTTAAACGCTTTAATCTCTTAATTGCTCTTTCAAGACTTTGGGTCGAAAATAAAACCTCACTATCGACATTAGTTAGCCAAATACCGCGCAATTCATTGACATTAGATGGTCTGATCTGCGGTTGAGTAGGTGGGGGAGATTGATCAATCGTGTTGCTAGCAGTAATATTCGCATTACCGTTAGGAGTCTGAGCTACCGCCCAAAAAGGAAAATTGATCATCATTGAGATCGCAAACCCTAGAAAGGTTAAAACTAGGAAACGAAGCCGTGCTTGCCAAGATATAGAATTAATTTTCCCCATAATCACTAATGAGCTAGGTAAGCTCTAACTCCTCACATTTAGGCTGCAAATTTTTTGTCAACTTATTGTATAACAATGTAAAAAACCACAAAAGGGGGAAGATGCTTATTATCCGCCTATTTTTTGTCAGCTTTTTTGCTGAGATCCCAGTAAATCACGATTTATTTCCAGAATGGGGCATAACAAATCGGCAACATTTTTGGGCAGAAGATCTTTGACCACATCTTGCATTACTAGATAGGTGATGTTACAAGCCTCCTGTGCGCCAAAGGCTTGCATGATCGTCTGGAACCAATACAAAAACTGTTGCCGCAAAAGTTCTGGATCGTCTAATAAAACAGTCATGGCAGAATGGCGTAAAACCCTTAAGGTGTCTTGTTTCCACTTGCCTTGCATGTCCTCCCCCTTTGGCAAAAGCAAGTTGGGATAGGACGTTTTTAGTTTGATCAAAACCGTATCGACAATTTCTTTCTCGACAGCTTTAATGCGTCGATAAGCCTCAACCCGTGAGTCAAATGAGGAGATATAGGTATCCATAAATTGCAGCTCTTCGTCGCTAGCATAGCGACCATCTGCATTTGTTCCTAGTTGTTGCAGCTTGCTTAACATAGTTAAACGGCACTCAGTTTAGTATTAATCATTTAAGGGCTTCGTTGTAAAATAAAGAATCGATTTTTGATGGCGTGGCTCCGCCGCGCCATCAAAAATCGGGTTCTTTATTTAATTATTTATAGGTTAGTCACGATTTTCGTGCTAATTCTATAAAATGATTTTATACGGGTCTGAGCCTGAAACTATCCGCCACTTTAAGCATTATCTCTAGCGATCGCCCTTTTTTTGTTACGATCCAGATAAATCGATAAATATATTGATTTATTTATTGCTGCTCACGACACAAATCTATGCGATCGCTCGCCGCCATATCCTGTCATGTTATCTGACAATGACCACATTGAAGGGCTGTTCACCGAAGCTGCCCAAAATTGGGATTTAGATCGGCTTTATGCAGATTTACAAACTGCTAGTGGCAAGGAAATCAAGCCCTTTGAAAAGGCTTGTTTGCGTGGGTTGCTATGTCGTTATCGTCCAGGGCAACTTGCCTTTAAGCTAGCTTGGACTTCGGGGGCGTTGCGGGTGGAGTTAAATAAGGGGCTGTATCGATCGCTTGAGGCGATCGCCGATCAGCCGCTTAATACTTTACGTTGGGAAAAAGTACCCGAATGGTTAGAGGCTAAGGGGTATAAAACTCAACGCCAAAATCTGCATAATCCACATAATCTAGCCGCCGACTCTCAGGTTAACTCAGGGAAAAATTATGCCGATTGGGGCGAGGCTCCGAATATTCAAACTTTTTATGGACGCACGGAAGATCTAGCTAAACTAGAGCAGTGGATTGTGCGCGATCGCTGTCATCTCTTGGCGATTTGTGGAATGGGAGGCATTGGCAAGACGGCTCTAGCCGTGAAACTAGTTGAAAATATGCAATCACAGTTTGATTGCTTTATTTGGCGATCGCTGCGGGGCGCACAGCCGACCTCACAGTTAATTGCCGATCTGTTGCAATTTCTCAATAGTTCACAGCAAACTGGTTGTAGTATTTCTGATTTATTGGAAGTTTTGCGCCAAAAGCGTTGTTTGATTGTGCTAGATGACTTTGAAGCGACACTACAAGATGGGGAATTGGTGGGAGTCTATCGCCAAGGTTGCGAAGCCCATGCAGATTTGTTACAGCGTGTTGGCTCTGAGCGGCATCAAAGCTCGCTGATTTTGATTGGGCGCGAACAACCTAAAGAAGTCTCCATGCATCAAGGGGAAGATCAACCGATTCGCTATTACAAAGTAAATGGATTGCAACGACAAGGAGCCTTTGAATTACTGAGAGCGAGAGGGTTTACAGGTTCCGAAAATGGATTAGAAGCTTTAGTACAGCAATATCGGGGTAATCCGTCGGCTTTGAGAATTGTGGCGGGAACAATTCAGGAATTATTTAACGGCAATGTTTCGGAATTTCTCAAACAGACAGCACTAGCTCTAGGGGATGTGTTACGCACGCTTCTCTATCAACAGTTTGAACGTCTCTCCAAACTAGAAAAGGATGTCCTGTATTGGCTTGCGATTAAGCATCGTCCTGTATCCCTCTCAACCTTGCGTTCAGAGATGAATTTACAAACCTCTGGCTCAGAATTAATTAATGCTTTAGAGTCATTGCGATGGCGATCGCTAATCGAAAAAGTCTCTGAGCAGGGTGAGGTGATGTTCTTGTTAGAGCCTGTAGTCATGAAATATGTGAATCGTCAATTTGTTGATGAAGTAAGCAAAGAAATTACAGCGATCGCATCTCAACAAAATCTCAAATCAATTAATCTATTACAAAGTCATGTACTCGTTGAAGATCATGCTCCTGACTCAATTCGGGCGATGCAGATTCGACTAGTTCTCAAGCCAATTAAAGACAAGTTAAATAAGGCGATCGCCCAAAGCAACATCGAATTGGAATCTCTACGGGAAATTCTCGCGAGTCAGCACCAAGTCCAACCAATTGAAGGCACAAGTTACACCGAAGTTAATCTCGCCCTAATTGGCTTATGGTGGTAAATTAGAAACCATTTAAGAATTACTTTCTGCGGCTAAAGCTCCTAAGAGATCCCCCTCAATCCCCCTTAAAAAGGGGGAAGGATTTAATTCTTCCCCCTTTTTAAGGGGGCTGGGGGGGATCTAGACAATTCTTAAATAGTTTCTTAATCGCAATCCCAAGAACGGCACAACTAATCCTGAACTTAAAATTCTGACATCTAAATTTTATGACTACACCTTCCAACATATTGGCAACTAATCTCAAAGATGCTTATCGCGTTTGCGATGTGGTTCCGCTCCAAGATGTAGAGCTAGAGCGCTATTATGTGGATTTGTCGAAGACGCGCAAAACTGATGCGATCGATAGTATTACGCTGATTTTAGATGATCAAAAGTCTGGAGATTTTGTCACAATTTTATTTACTGGACATAGAGGTAGTGGCAAAAGCACAGAATTAAGACTAATCCAAAAGCGTTGGCAAGATGAATATCAAGTAATTTATGTTGATGCTTCAAACGAAACGGATATTAATGATGCTGAATATACTGATATCTACTTAATTGTGATCAAGTGGGTAGAGTTTGAGCTGCGTAAACAGGGATTGAAGTTTGATGCTGAATTACTATCAAATTTTGAAGAATGGTTTAAAGAAGTAACCAATGAAACAGTGGAATCAGTAGACAAGTCAATTTCTGTAGAAGGAGAAGTAACTTTAAATGCTGAAATTCCTTTTGTGGGAATAGTACCACCATTTTTGGCAAAACTTGTGTTAAAGCTTTTGGGACAAGTTAAGGCTTCACATCAGGGCAAAAAGACAGTTAGGCAAACTCTTTTAAAAGATGTCGAACGCTTAAAAACTGATATCAATTTACTATTGGATGATGGATTAAAAAAATGGCAGAAAAAGTTTCCCAAATGCAAAGACTTTTTGATAATTTTCGATAATTTAGATCGCTGTCCTCCCCCTGTCGCTAATCATTTGTTTTTTGACTATGCCTCACAGCTAAAGGATTTACACTGCTCGATTGTTTACACTGTGCCAATTTCAGCCGTCTATTCACCTAAAGGTGTTAGCGCTGCTTTTCCGAATTACCATATCATTCCCATGATCAATATTTACAATTATGATCCTCTCGATCGCAGTGGGAAAGAGCCTGAGTATAGTGCCAAGGGTTTAGATGCAGTGGCAAGTTTGATTGAGAAGCGGATCGATATTGATGCGATCTTTGAGTCTCGACAATGTTTATTAGAGTTAGCAAAATACAGTGGTGGTCACGTTCGGCAAATGATGCAGATCGTCAGAGGAGCCATCCAAAATGCGAGAACTAGTCGTCGAGATAAGGTAAATGATGAGAATGTGACCTATGCGATTAATCAGCAACAATTCACTATGGAGCGCATGATTCCCAATGAACATTATCCAGTTTTGGTGAAGGTTTATTTGGAGAAAAATGTGCCAAGAGATGAGGTGGGACAGTTGATGTTGTCGAATATTTCAGTTTTGGAATATAACGGATTAGAACGTTGGAATTATCTTAATCCAGTAGTAATTAGAAGTCGTTTGTTTAAAAGAGCGTTGGAAGATTATCTAGCTAAGAATCCATAAATGCCATGACAGAAGCTGATCAACCAGAAGATGAAAACCTATCTAAGTTCCGATCGCTTAATGATGATGCGATTCAGAGTTTGTTGGCGATGTTGGATTTGTCGCAGGGTTTCACGATCGCTTTTGCAGAGTGTAATTTTTGGCAAGATGGGGTGGCGTTGGTGGCGGCGCTAAATGAAGAGATCGCTAGTGATCCTGAGTGGGGGGAGTTACAGCTAGAGTCTTGGGAATTTAATGATCCTGATTTGCGATATTTGTTGGATGAGTTAATCAAGCGTCTAGAAACTTTACCGCGCCAAGAGGAGAAGAAGTTGGTGTTGGTATTGAGTGGTTTAGAAAATGCGATCGGGGTAGTGGGAGACTATCCACCGTTTTTAGTGGATTTAAATTTTGTGCGGGATGCTTATGCACGGTTGGCTCCTCATCCTGTGGTGTTTGTGTTGCCAGACTATGCGATCACCCGTGTAGCCAATTTTGCACCTGACTTTTGGGCTTGGAAATCTGGGGTGTTTAAGTTTAAAACCGCAAAGGAAACTAGGGATTTTGCTGAAGCAAAAACAATTGGCTCAAATCGTATTCTTGGCAATTATCTCAAGCCCGAAAAGAAAGAACGTATTGATCTGTTACATCGATTGCTAATGGAAGCTAATCCTTCTGGCTCTGATTCAGAATCTAACCCCAATGGCTCAAGTCAAATAAATATTTTGAATGAATTAGGTTCTGCTTATTTCAGCTTGAGTGAATATAATCGTGCAATTGAATTTTCTCAGCAAGCATTGACACTCTCCCAAAAGTTAGCAGATCGCAAAGGTGAAGCAGCTTCTCTTTGCAATCTAGGCAATGCATACTATTCACTAGGACAGTACCAGCAAGCAATTCAGTTTCAGCAACAGTTTTTGGAAATCAAAAGAGAAAAAGGCGATCGCAATGGTGAAGCAAATGCTCTTGGCAATCTAGGGCTTGCTTACTATTCACTAGGACAGTACCAGCAAGCAATTCAGTTTCAGCAGCAGTCTTTGGAAATCAAAAGAGAAATAGGCGATCGCAATGGTGAAGCAAATGCTCTTGGCAATCTAGGGCTTGCTTACTATTCACTAGGACAGTACCAGCAAGCAATTCAGTTTCAGCAACAGTCTTTGGAAATCCATAGAGAAATAGGCGATCGCAATGGTGAAGCAAATTCTCTTTGCGGTTTAGGGATTGCTTACTATTCACTAGGACAGTACCAGCAAGCAATTCAGTTTTATCAACAGTCTTTGGAAATCTATAGAGAAATAGGCGATCGCAGTGGTGAAGCAAAGTCTCTTGGCAATCTAGGGATTGCTTACTATTCACTAGGACAGTACCAGCAAGCAATTCAGTTTCAGCAACAGTCTTTGGAAATCACAAAAGAAATTGGCGATCGCAATGGTGAAGCAAATTCTCTCCATAATCTAGGGCTTGCCCTTAAAGAATTAGGTCGCAGAGGTGAGTCCATAGAGGCTTTCAATGCTTCAAGAAAAATATATGAACAATTGGGGCTTTATCATATGATTAAGAACTCAAGTAAATCCTTTGCACCGCTAGAAACTGTCGCCAAAGAACCCAAGCGATTTGAACTGCCAGATCCACCCAAACGCAAGCGCCGCAAAAATCTCTTTCAGACTATTTTTGTTTGGTTGCGACGTATCTGGTCAAAACTGTGGCGATGAAATTAGTAAATAAACGTCAGTTCGACGAAAGCGAAAAATGGTAAGAATCGCTAAGCGATTCTTACCATTTTTCGCCATTTGCGGCGTGCTTTGCACGCCGCAAATGGCTATATCGAACTCACGTTAAATAAAATAGAACTGTAGTGGCAAAGCATTCCCACCACAATCTATAAATTCCCAGATAATCTTCATTTGGGAATGCTTTGCCCAAAACCTTGCTCTTGGTTTAGGTTTGAGCGCAAAGCACTGTAATAACAAAGATACTAGATTCGTGCAAAGTTATACAGAATAAAACTTTGGAGCGTTGTACCGTCAATTTTATAGAACTATACACAAGAGTGACTTTTATGGTAGCAACCAAAGAAGTATCTTTGCCACGCAATTGCACCTTCAGCCCAACTGATTGGCAAGCGCTTGCGCCCTTCTGGTATCCCGTTGCATTCTCCCATGAAATCACAGCCGAGAAACCCTATGGCACACATCTCCTAGACGAGAGATTGGTGATTTACCGAGTTTCCGATGGTTCAATTATCGTTGCCAAAGACCTCTGCCTACATCGTGGAGCTCCGCTAAGTTTGGGTTGGATTGAAAACGATCGCCTTGTTTGCCCCTATCACGGCGTGCAATATGACTGCAATGCCAAATGTGTTTACATTCCCGCCCAGCCTGAAGCCACAATTCCATCAAGACTTAAGTTAAAAACCTATCCAGTGATGGAACGCTATGGGTTAGTTTGGACAAGATTGATCGACAATGGTTCTGTCCCATTTCCTGAATTAGATGAATGGGAAGATCCAGATTACATTCAGGTATTACCTAATTCTGTGGATTTGGATGCAGCCGCAGGGCGGCAGGTAGAAGGCTTCTTAGATGTCAGTCACTTTGCTTTTATCCATGCGAAGTCTTTTGGAGAGATAGATAATCCTGAAGTCCCAGATTATACGATCGAACAAACTCCTCAAGGCTTTCGTGCTGACTATATCAGTACTGTTAGCAACTATGCCCACGGCATGAAGCATCTAGCTCCTCCTGATTTTTTGTGGAGGAGACTATTTGAGTTGTTTATTCCTTTCACCGCCAAGTTGACAGTTTTCTTTCCTCATGGCAAGCTGCATGTTCTCAATGCGGCTTTGCCAATTTCGGCGCGTAAAACGCGATTGTTTGTACCGATTTGTCGTAATTTTGATAAAGATGCTCCCTTACAAGACACCCTCGATTTTAACGATCAGGTATTTTATGAGGATAAGGCGATCGTTGAGGAGCAATGGCCAGAGGATTTACCTATTTGCCTTGCTGACGAGGTACATATTGCAGGCGATAAAAGCTCAATTACTTTTCGTAAGAAGCTAGCCGCAATCGGCTTAGGTAAATCTTTTACTTCATAATTTATAGCAATTGCCGAATAAACGAACCATAAGAAAAAAGA
This genomic stretch from Pseudanabaena galeata CCNP1313 harbors:
- the menH gene encoding 2-succinyl-6-hydroxy-2,4-cyclohexadiene-1-carboxylate synthase; the encoded protein is MSYYSEGDPCHPTILFLHGFMGDCFEFKQAIAILSKQFYCVAIDLLGHGQTRIIDSRIDQDNYYTIQSTANFVIKFLDLLHVNRCFLVGYSMGGRLALYLTIHFPQYFCRTTLESASAGLQTAQERGDRLDKDQLLAAKLEASDFRLFLENWYQQPIFATLRSHPNFAQMLEQRLNNSPALLAKSLRNLSTGMQPSLWEKLPKNQIPLLLLAGELDPKFVQINRQMQQLCKYSQLEIIPSCGHNIHFENSDLFVEKIKAFCSYSCRQSG
- a CDS encoding glycoside hydrolase family 10 protein; this translates as MMINFPFWAVAQTPNGNANITASNTIDQSPPPTQPQIRPSNVNELRGIWLTNVDSEVLFSTQSLERAIKRLKRLNFNTLYPTVWNRGYTLYPSKVAKDKFGVDVFPISGLQERDMLAETIKFGHEQGFAVIPWFEYGLMTEESSELMRQHPDWITQRRDGSHLFLHGEKDQHRLAWLNPARPEVQKFLTDLIVEVVTKYDVDGIQLDDHFGMPVELGYDDYTIALYKKDHFGRLPPEDFNDPSWMKWRAKYVTNLMRKISRAVKAIKPNCLVSLSPNPKEFSYKKFLQDWYSWVYLNYIDELIVQVYRDNIGNFTTELSRPELQEIRQKIPVAVGILTGLRVQNVDMRQIKGQVRVAREMNLDGFSFFFYETLGNRDASFETLFFTPAIRPDLRNIASN
- a CDS encoding globin family protein is translated as MLSKLQQLGTNADGRYASDEELQFMDTYISSFDSRVEAYRRIKAVEKEIVDTVLIKLKTSYPNLLLPKGEDMQGKWKQDTLRVLRHSAMTVLLDDPELLRQQFLYWFQTIMQAFGAQEACNITYLVMQDVVKDLLPKNVADLLCPILEINRDLLGSQQKS
- a CDS encoding NB-ARC domain-containing protein → MLSDNDHIEGLFTEAAQNWDLDRLYADLQTASGKEIKPFEKACLRGLLCRYRPGQLAFKLAWTSGALRVELNKGLYRSLEAIADQPLNTLRWEKVPEWLEAKGYKTQRQNLHNPHNLAADSQVNSGKNYADWGEAPNIQTFYGRTEDLAKLEQWIVRDRCHLLAICGMGGIGKTALAVKLVENMQSQFDCFIWRSLRGAQPTSQLIADLLQFLNSSQQTGCSISDLLEVLRQKRCLIVLDDFEATLQDGELVGVYRQGCEAHADLLQRVGSERHQSSLILIGREQPKEVSMHQGEDQPIRYYKVNGLQRQGAFELLRARGFTGSENGLEALVQQYRGNPSALRIVAGTIQELFNGNVSEFLKQTALALGDVLRTLLYQQFERLSKLEKDVLYWLAIKHRPVSLSTLRSEMNLQTSGSELINALESLRWRSLIEKVSEQGEVMFLLEPVVMKYVNRQFVDEVSKEITAIASQQNLKSINLLQSHVLVEDHAPDSIRAMQIRLVLKPIKDKLNKAIAQSNIELESLREILASQHQVQPIEGTSYTEVNLALIGLWW
- a CDS encoding P-loop NTPase fold protein, producing MTTPSNILATNLKDAYRVCDVVPLQDVELERYYVDLSKTRKTDAIDSITLILDDQKSGDFVTILFTGHRGSGKSTELRLIQKRWQDEYQVIYVDASNETDINDAEYTDIYLIVIKWVEFELRKQGLKFDAELLSNFEEWFKEVTNETVESVDKSISVEGEVTLNAEIPFVGIVPPFLAKLVLKLLGQVKASHQGKKTVRQTLLKDVERLKTDINLLLDDGLKKWQKKFPKCKDFLIIFDNLDRCPPPVANHLFFDYASQLKDLHCSIVYTVPISAVYSPKGVSAAFPNYHIIPMINIYNYDPLDRSGKEPEYSAKGLDAVASLIEKRIDIDAIFESRQCLLELAKYSGGHVRQMMQIVRGAIQNARTSRRDKVNDENVTYAINQQQFTMERMIPNEHYPVLVKVYLEKNVPRDEVGQLMLSNISVLEYNGLERWNYLNPVVIRSRLFKRALEDYLAKNP
- a CDS encoding tetratricopeptide repeat protein; this encodes MTEADQPEDENLSKFRSLNDDAIQSLLAMLDLSQGFTIAFAECNFWQDGVALVAALNEEIASDPEWGELQLESWEFNDPDLRYLLDELIKRLETLPRQEEKKLVLVLSGLENAIGVVGDYPPFLVDLNFVRDAYARLAPHPVVFVLPDYAITRVANFAPDFWAWKSGVFKFKTAKETRDFAEAKTIGSNRILGNYLKPEKKERIDLLHRLLMEANPSGSDSESNPNGSSQINILNELGSAYFSLSEYNRAIEFSQQALTLSQKLADRKGEAASLCNLGNAYYSLGQYQQAIQFQQQFLEIKREKGDRNGEANALGNLGLAYYSLGQYQQAIQFQQQSLEIKREIGDRNGEANALGNLGLAYYSLGQYQQAIQFQQQSLEIHREIGDRNGEANSLCGLGIAYYSLGQYQQAIQFYQQSLEIYREIGDRSGEAKSLGNLGIAYYSLGQYQQAIQFQQQSLEITKEIGDRNGEANSLHNLGLALKELGRRGESIEAFNASRKIYEQLGLYHMIKNSSKSFAPLETVAKEPKRFELPDPPKRKRRKNLFQTIFVWLRRIWSKLWR
- a CDS encoding aromatic ring-hydroxylating dioxygenase subunit alpha — its product is MVATKEVSLPRNCTFSPTDWQALAPFWYPVAFSHEITAEKPYGTHLLDERLVIYRVSDGSIIVAKDLCLHRGAPLSLGWIENDRLVCPYHGVQYDCNAKCVYIPAQPEATIPSRLKLKTYPVMERYGLVWTRLIDNGSVPFPELDEWEDPDYIQVLPNSVDLDAAAGRQVEGFLDVSHFAFIHAKSFGEIDNPEVPDYTIEQTPQGFRADYISTVSNYAHGMKHLAPPDFLWRRLFELFIPFTAKLTVFFPHGKLHVLNAALPISARKTRLFVPICRNFDKDAPLQDTLDFNDQVFYEDKAIVEEQWPEDLPICLADEVHIAGDKSSITFRKKLAAIGLGKSFTS